Proteins from a single region of Starkeya sp. ORNL1:
- a CDS encoding SIMPL domain-containing protein yields MQPFRAIIIAAVLLSASPLAAQDAGPPARRSTLAVGGEGISTATPDIASFSTGVVSAAKTAREALDANTKSVTDVIAAIKAAGVEARDISTSGFSVQPQYVNVKRDGTEAPRIAGYEVRNTVTVRLRDLTKLGGLLDDVVTKGANQIGGISFDIAEPAKLEEQARIAAVKDARRQAEIMAEAGGVRLVRVISIAEEGAAPPMPRMMAAAPMSKRDSVPVEAGETEVRARVTIVYEIEPR; encoded by the coding sequence ATGCAGCCGTTCCGCGCCATCATCATCGCCGCCGTCCTCCTCAGTGCGAGCCCGCTCGCGGCGCAGGATGCGGGCCCGCCGGCGCGGCGCTCGACCCTTGCCGTCGGCGGGGAGGGCATTTCCACGGCGACGCCGGATATTGCCAGCTTCTCCACCGGCGTCGTCAGCGCCGCCAAGACCGCGCGCGAGGCGCTCGATGCCAACACCAAGTCGGTCACCGACGTCATCGCCGCGATCAAGGCGGCGGGCGTCGAGGCCCGCGACATCTCGACCTCCGGCTTCTCGGTCCAGCCGCAATATGTGAACGTCAAGCGCGACGGCACCGAGGCACCGCGCATTGCCGGCTATGAGGTGCGCAACACCGTCACCGTGCGGCTGCGCGATCTCACCAAGCTCGGCGGCCTGCTCGACGATGTGGTGACCAAGGGCGCCAACCAGATCGGCGGCATTTCCTTCGACATCGCCGAGCCGGCCAAGCTCGAGGAGCAGGCGCGTATCGCCGCGGTGAAGGATGCCCGCCGCCAGGCCGAGATCATGGCCGAAGCCGGCGGGGTGCGGCTGGTGCGGGTGATCTCGATCGCCGAGGAGGGTGCCGCGCCGCCGATGCCGCGCATGATGGCGGCGGCGCCGATGTCGAAGCGCGATTCGGTGCCGGTGGAAGCCGGCGAAACCGAGGTGCGCGCCCGCGTCACCATCGTCTATGAGATCGAGCCGCGCTGA
- a CDS encoding diacylglycerol kinase family protein, producing MRRILVLLNADAGTVLDRGADAVRALIERELGQDGREIEVRLLSGRKLVEAISAAKDGAHDTVIVGGGDGSVNLAASALVRSDKTLGILPLGTLNLLARDIGMPLDLQQALATLDEARPHRIDLGTINGRLFHTISGIGFFSQMARAREAARHWKLGRFFVVAIAAFFALRRAGRFALRVTIDGHEHDFEAFAALVTVNRFSGPGWRRARLDEAIMEIHIAEDRGALAKLKAGADMVTDSWRGNPGIISLTGRHIELRRRRSRSWVSTDGELSRERIPLDYGIEPSALTLLMPWQREDASGQETQRGSIS from the coding sequence ATGCGCCGAATACTGGTCCTCCTCAATGCCGACGCAGGCACGGTGCTCGACCGCGGCGCAGACGCGGTCCGGGCGCTGATCGAGCGTGAGTTGGGACAGGACGGGCGCGAGATCGAAGTGCGCCTGCTTTCCGGCCGGAAGCTGGTCGAGGCGATCAGCGCTGCCAAGGATGGCGCGCACGATACCGTCATCGTCGGCGGCGGGGACGGCAGCGTCAATCTTGCCGCGAGCGCGCTGGTCCGCAGCGACAAGACGCTCGGCATATTGCCGCTCGGCACGCTCAATTTGCTCGCCCGCGATATCGGCATGCCGCTCGATCTGCAGCAGGCGCTGGCCACGCTCGACGAGGCCAGGCCGCACCGCATCGACCTTGGCACCATCAATGGCCGGCTGTTTCACACCATTTCCGGCATCGGCTTCTTCAGCCAGATGGCGCGGGCGCGCGAGGCAGCCCGGCACTGGAAGCTCGGCCGCTTCTTTGTGGTCGCCATCGCTGCGTTCTTTGCGCTGCGCCGCGCCGGCCGCTTCGCCCTGCGGGTGACGATCGATGGACACGAGCATGATTTCGAGGCGTTCGCCGCTCTGGTCACGGTGAACCGCTTCAGCGGTCCGGGCTGGCGCCGTGCCCGGCTCGACGAAGCGATCATGGAGATCCACATCGCCGAGGACCGTGGCGCGCTCGCCAAGCTGAAGGCCGGCGCCGACATGGTGACCGATTCATGGCGCGGCAATCCCGGCATCATCAGCCTGACCGGCCGGCACATCGAACTGAGGAGGCGCCGCAGCCGCAGCTGGGTGTCGACCGACGGCGAACTCTCGCGCGAGCGCATCCCGCTCGACTACGGCATCGAGCCGTCCGCGCTCACGCTGCTGATGCCGTGGCAGCGTGAGGACGCGAGTGGTCAGGAGACTCAGCGCGGCTCGATCTCATAG
- a CDS encoding SemiSWEET transporter has translation MALSPLSTELIGSAAALLTTLCWLPQALKLLRSRETRDLSLVAYVAFSGGVFLWLLYGILIGSVPVMAANAVTLVLALGIVSLKLRYG, from the coding sequence ATGGCGCTTTCACCTCTCTCCACCGAACTGATCGGCAGTGCCGCCGCGCTGCTGACGACACTGTGCTGGCTGCCGCAGGCGCTGAAGCTGCTGCGCAGCCGCGAGACCCGCGACCTCTCGCTCGTTGCCTATGTCGCCTTCTCCGGCGGTGTCTTCCTCTGGCTGCTCTATGGCATTCTGATCGGCAGCGTCCCGGTGATGGCGGCGAACGCGGTGACGCTGGTCCTGGCGCTCGGCATAGTGTCGCTGAAGCTGCGCTATGGCTGA
- a CDS encoding DMT family protein, producing the protein MPAFLPPTLVPILLLVASNIFMTFAWYGHLKHKSAPLIIAILASWGIALFEYCLAVPANRFGSAVYSTAQLKTIQEVITLLVFAGFSVLWLKEPLGWNHLVGFAFIAFGAFFIFHKW; encoded by the coding sequence ATGCCCGCCTTTCTGCCGCCGACGCTCGTGCCGATCCTGCTGCTTGTCGCCTCGAACATCTTCATGACGTTCGCCTGGTACGGCCATCTCAAGCACAAGTCCGCGCCGCTCATCATCGCCATATTGGCGAGTTGGGGCATCGCCCTCTTCGAATATTGCCTCGCCGTGCCGGCCAATCGCTTCGGTTCCGCGGTCTATTCGACAGCGCAGCTGAAGACCATCCAGGAAGTCATCACGCTGCTGGTGTTCGCCGGCTTCTCGGTGCTGTGGCTAAAGGAGCCGCTCGGCTGGAACCACCTTGTCGGCTTTGCCTTCATCGCCTTCGGCGCATTCTTCATCTTCCACAAGTGGTAG
- a CDS encoding PQQ-dependent sugar dehydrogenase, with translation MNLLPRRAGILSAALTLVIASIVAGAGAAQDGKTVTSKSSAGNLEVETVASGLENPWGLAFLPDGRMLVTERPGRLRIISRSGTVSAPVANVPPVFANGQGGLLDIALAPDFADSRMVYFSYAEPREGAAGTSVARGKLMEEAGNAWLDGVQVIFRQQPASGGSNHFGSRLVFARDGSLFITLGDRYSLREKAQDLSTHIGKIVRIWPDGTVPDDNPFAKANGPRPEIWSYGHRNVQGAALDPVTGRLWTVEHGARGGDELNHPEAGRNYGWPVITYGRDYTGLAIGEGTAKPGMEQPVKYWDPSISPSSLAFYTGELFPAWKGDLFVGALSGSRLVRLRLDGDKQRVTEEEDLLEDLGERIRDVVPGPDGALWLLTDDPGAGRVLRVAPAG, from the coding sequence TTGAACCTGCTCCCCCGTCGGGCCGGTATCCTGTCCGCTGCGCTGACTTTGGTAATTGCCAGCATCGTCGCCGGCGCCGGCGCAGCGCAGGATGGCAAAACGGTCACGTCGAAGTCCTCCGCCGGCAATCTGGAGGTCGAGACCGTCGCCTCGGGGCTGGAGAATCCCTGGGGCCTCGCCTTCCTGCCCGATGGCCGCATGCTGGTGACCGAACGGCCCGGGCGCCTGCGCATCATCTCGCGCTCCGGCACCGTCTCGGCACCCGTCGCCAATGTGCCGCCGGTCTTCGCCAATGGCCAGGGCGGGCTGCTCGATATCGCTCTGGCGCCGGACTTCGCCGACAGCCGGATGGTCTATTTCTCCTATGCCGAGCCGCGCGAGGGTGCCGCCGGCACCAGCGTCGCCCGCGGCAAGCTGATGGAGGAAGCCGGCAATGCCTGGCTCGACGGCGTGCAGGTGATCTTTCGCCAGCAGCCGGCGAGCGGCGGCAGCAATCATTTCGGCTCGCGACTGGTGTTCGCCCGCGACGGCTCGCTGTTCATCACGCTGGGCGATCGTTATTCGCTGCGCGAGAAGGCGCAGGACCTCTCCACCCATATCGGCAAGATCGTGCGCATCTGGCCGGACGGCACGGTGCCGGACGACAATCCCTTCGCCAAGGCCAATGGCCCGCGTCCGGAGATCTGGAGCTACGGCCACCGCAATGTACAGGGCGCGGCGCTCGATCCGGTCACCGGACGGCTCTGGACCGTCGAGCACGGCGCCCGCGGCGGCGATGAGTTGAACCATCCCGAAGCCGGCAGGAATTATGGCTGGCCGGTCATCACCTATGGCCGCGACTATACCGGGCTTGCCATCGGCGAGGGCACCGCGAAGCCCGGCATGGAGCAGCCGGTGAAATACTGGGATCCCTCCATCTCGCCTTCCAGCCTCGCCTTCTATACGGGCGAGTTGTTCCCGGCCTGGAAGGGTGACCTGTTCGTGGGCGCGCTCAGTGGCTCCAGGCTGGTGCGCCTGCGGCTCGACGGTGACAAGCAGCGCGTGACTGAAGAAGAAGACCTGCTGGAAGATCTCGGCGAGCGCATTCGCGATGTCGTGCCGGGCCCGGACGGCGCGCTCTGGCTGCTCACCGATGATCCCGGCGCCGGGCGCGTGCTGCGCGTCGCGCCGGCGGGTTGA
- a CDS encoding glutathione S-transferase family protein, translating into MLRLYSMQSSGNSYKVRLLLAKLGLPFRLVDIDLLRGENRTPEFLIKNPEGRVPLLELPGGRLLAESNAILVYLAEGTSLLPEDRFARAEALRWMFFEQHSHEPAIAAARFWLKLVRGGRDLRTHDIDRWMEEGHAALAVMERHLGRRSFFVDNRLTVADIALYAHTHVAEEGDIDLAPFPNVRGWLARVAAEADHVGMEWRPENATAMPAL; encoded by the coding sequence GTGCTCAGGCTCTATTCGATGCAGAGTTCCGGCAACAGCTACAAGGTGCGGCTGCTGCTGGCAAAGCTTGGGCTGCCGTTTCGCCTCGTCGATATCGACCTCTTGCGCGGCGAAAACCGCACCCCGGAATTCCTCATCAAGAATCCGGAAGGCCGGGTGCCGTTGCTGGAGCTTCCCGGCGGGCGCCTGCTCGCCGAATCGAACGCCATCCTGGTCTATCTCGCCGAAGGCACGTCGCTGCTGCCCGAGGATCGCTTCGCCCGCGCCGAGGCTTTGCGCTGGATGTTCTTCGAGCAGCACAGCCACGAGCCCGCCATCGCCGCCGCGCGCTTCTGGCTGAAGCTGGTACGCGGCGGGCGCGACCTGCGCACCCACGACATCGACCGCTGGATGGAAGAGGGCCATGCCGCGCTCGCCGTGATGGAACGGCACCTCGGCCGCCGGTCCTTCTTTGTCGATAACCGGCTCACCGTGGCCGACATCGCGCTCTATGCCCACACCCATGTCGCGGAGGAAGGCGACATCGACCTCGCCCCCTTCCCCAATGTGCGCGGCTGGCTGGCCCGGGTCGCCGCGGAGGCCGACCATGTCGGCATGGAGTGGCGGCCCGAGAATGCGACGGCGATGCCGGCGCTGTGA
- a CDS encoding pyridoxal phosphate-dependent aminotransferase: protein MSLLSAAMKRIQPSATIAISNKARVLKAEGRDVIALAAGEPDFETPDNIKEAAIKAIRDGHTRYTAVDGIPELKAAIIAKFKRENGLDYKASQITVGTGGKQVLFNALLATVDQGDEVIIPAPYWVSYPDIVQFAGGTPVAIETRLEDNFKLKPEALEAAITPKTKWLIFNSPSNPTGAAYTRAEMKALTDVLVRHPQVLILTDDMYEHLVYDEFEFVTPAQVEPSLYERTLTMNGVSKAYCMTGWRIGYAGGPEALIKAIGTLQSQSTSNPNSIAQWAAVEALNGPQDFIAANNTIFKERRDLAVSMLNQASGLKCPKPEGAFYVYPSCAGLIGKRTAAGKVIENDEAFATELLDAEGVAVVHGAAFGLGPAFRISYATATKDVEEACLRIQRFCGSLR from the coding sequence ATGAGCCTCCTGTCCGCCGCCATGAAGCGCATCCAGCCTTCGGCCACCATCGCCATTTCCAACAAGGCGCGGGTGTTGAAAGCGGAAGGGCGCGACGTGATCGCGCTGGCGGCCGGCGAGCCGGACTTCGAAACTCCGGACAACATCAAGGAAGCCGCGATCAAGGCGATCCGCGACGGCCACACCCGCTATACCGCGGTCGACGGCATTCCGGAGCTGAAGGCGGCCATCATCGCCAAGTTCAAGCGCGAGAACGGGCTCGACTACAAGGCGAGCCAGATCACGGTCGGCACCGGCGGCAAGCAGGTGCTGTTCAATGCGCTGTTGGCGACCGTCGACCAGGGCGACGAGGTCATCATCCCGGCGCCGTACTGGGTGAGCTATCCTGACATCGTGCAGTTCGCCGGCGGCACGCCGGTCGCTATCGAGACCAGGCTCGAAGACAATTTCAAGCTGAAGCCCGAGGCGCTGGAAGCCGCGATCACGCCGAAGACCAAGTGGCTGATCTTCAACTCGCCGTCGAACCCGACGGGCGCGGCCTATACGCGCGCGGAGATGAAGGCGCTCACCGATGTCCTGGTGCGTCATCCGCAGGTGCTGATCCTCACCGACGACATGTATGAGCACCTCGTCTATGACGAGTTCGAGTTCGTCACCCCGGCGCAGGTCGAGCCTTCGCTCTATGAGCGCACGCTGACCATGAACGGCGTGTCGAAGGCCTATTGCATGACCGGCTGGCGCATCGGCTATGCCGGTGGGCCGGAGGCGCTCATCAAGGCGATCGGCACGCTGCAGTCGCAGTCGACCTCGAACCCCAACTCCATCGCCCAGTGGGCGGCGGTCGAGGCGCTGAACGGCCCGCAGGATTTCATCGCCGCCAACAACACGATCTTCAAGGAGCGGCGCGACCTCGCCGTCTCCATGCTCAACCAGGCCTCGGGCCTCAAGTGCCCGAAGCCGGAAGGCGCCTTCTATGTCTATCCGTCCTGCGCCGGGCTGATCGGCAAGAGGACGGCTGCCGGCAAGGTGATCGAGAACGACGAGGCGTTCGCCACCGAGTTGCTCGACGCCGAGGGCGTGGCGGTGGTGCATGGCGCGGCCTTCGGCCTCGGCCCGGCGTTCCGCATCTCCTATGCGACGGCGACCAAGGACGTCGAGGAAGCCTGCCTGCGCATCCAGCGTTTTTGCGGTTCGCTGCGCTGA
- a CDS encoding DUF992 domain-containing protein, with protein sequence MIRTNIARAFIGAALIAGIAGTFATPADAQARRMAAGTLACRGSSSVGFIIGSRRVLDCTFRSVRGYQASYEGSIRRWGLDLGVTGRNVLLWSVLAPTRAPRPDALNGTYVGVSGSVALGLGVAGNALVGGSNRTITLQPISVEGQTGVNLALGVGDLTLRGR encoded by the coding sequence ATGATCCGCACCAATATCGCCCGCGCCTTCATCGGCGCCGCGCTCATTGCCGGCATCGCCGGCACCTTCGCCACCCCGGCCGACGCGCAGGCGCGCCGCATGGCCGCCGGCACGCTGGCATGCCGCGGCAGCTCCTCCGTCGGCTTCATCATCGGCTCCAGGCGCGTTCTCGACTGCACCTTCCGCTCGGTCCGCGGCTATCAAGCCAGCTATGAAGGTTCGATCCGCCGCTGGGGTCTCGATCTCGGCGTCACCGGCCGCAACGTTTTGCTCTGGAGCGTGCTGGCGCCAACCCGCGCGCCTCGTCCGGATGCGCTGAACGGCACCTATGTCGGCGTGTCCGGCAGCGTCGCGCTCGGCCTCGGCGTCGCCGGCAATGCGCTGGTCGGCGGTTCGAACCGCACCATCACCCTGCAGCCGATCAGCGTCGAAGGGCAGACCGGAGTGAACCTCGCGCTGGGCGTCGGCGACCTGACGCTGCGCGGCCGCTGA
- a CDS encoding DUF992 domain-containing protein — MIRTALARAAMAAALVACVASFFAAPAAADTARRVEVGVLACKGADSVSFIVGSHRVLDCTFKSRTGKVSAYHGLIRRWGLDVGVTGSNMLFWTVFAPTRAISPSDLDGRFVGVSGSIAVVVGGAANVLLGGSNRTIMLQPLSLEGQTGVNLAVGVGSIDLIRQ, encoded by the coding sequence ATGATCCGCACTGCACTTGCCCGCGCCGCGATGGCGGCCGCGCTGGTGGCCTGCGTTGCCAGCTTCTTCGCCGCACCGGCCGCCGCCGATACCGCCCGCCGGGTCGAGGTCGGCGTGCTGGCCTGCAAGGGCGCCGATTCCGTCAGCTTCATCGTCGGCTCGCACCGCGTGCTCGACTGCACCTTCAAGTCCAGGACCGGCAAGGTGTCGGCCTATCACGGGCTGATCCGCCGCTGGGGCCTCGATGTCGGCGTCACCGGGTCCAACATGCTGTTCTGGACCGTCTTCGCCCCGACCCGCGCGATCTCGCCGTCGGATCTCGACGGCAGATTTGTCGGCGTGTCCGGCAGCATCGCGGTCGTGGTCGGCGGCGCCGCCAATGTGCTGCTCGGCGGCTCCAACAGGACCATCATGCTGCAGCCGCTCAGTCTCGAGGGCCAGACCGGCGTGAACCTCGCGGTCGGCGTCGGCTCGATCGACCTGATCCGGCAGTAA